Proteins encoded by one window of Mycolicibacterium cosmeticum:
- a CDS encoding bifunctional [glutamine synthetase] adenylyltransferase/[glutamine synthetase]-adenylyl-L-tyrosine phosphorylase — MPKPATQRPKLPSVGRLGLVDAPARDRLDRLGWNTDEYVELLWSLSRAPDADAALLTMVRLADELGDGWDELNQALLKDKPLRGRLFSVLGGSVALGDHLVARPQSWHLLAGAGTLPGAAQLRDEFVAVAQSTSDTRSVQASLRALYRDRLLVLAGLDLAPTVENEPVLEFSTVGAHLSDLADAALAAALAVATATVCGADTPAPRLAVIAMGKCGARELNYVSDVDVIFVGETADAITARVAGEMMRFASDTFFEVDAALRPEGKRGQLVRTLESHIAYYERWAKTWEFQALLKARAAVGDAELGAQYIAAILPMVWTACEREDFVPDVQAMRRRVEELVPAGVRSRELKLGTGGLRDVEFAVQLLQLVHGRNDESLHVASTVDALAALGSGGYVGRDDAANMTASYEFLRLLEHRLQLQRLKRTHLLPEDDDEEAMRWLARAAHIRPDGRHDAAGVLREELKRQSMRVSRLHAKLFYQPLLESVGNQGFDVMSTDAAERQLAALGYEGPQSALTHLAALSSEGGRRGQVQKVLLPTLLDWLSDTPDPDAGLLSYRRISEELGDLRWYLSTLRDEGAVAKRLMRVLGTSAYVPDLLMRAPEVIQLYADGPQGPKLLEVDPDSVARALVASAARHADPARAIAAARTLRRRELARVASADLLGMLDVTDVCQALTSIWVAVLQCALDAVIRDRSPQGGPPARIAVIGMGRLGGGELGYGSDADVMFVCEPMPGVEESAAVRWSVGVAEQVRSLLGMPSSDPPLEVDANLRPEGRNGPLVRTLSSYEAYYAQWAQPWEVQALLRAHKVAGDAELGERFLRTIDKTRYPEGGISPETVQEIRRIKARVDAERLPRGADPNTHTKLGRGGLADVEWTVQLLQLRFADKIPALHNTSTLQTLNAIGAAELIAEGDVDQLRQAWLTATRARNALVLVRGKPTDQLPGPGRQLNAVALAAGWADGDGGEFLDNYLRVTRRAKAVVRKVFGD, encoded by the coding sequence GTGCCAAAACCAGCCACCCAGCGCCCGAAGCTGCCCAGCGTCGGACGGCTCGGTCTCGTCGACGCGCCGGCGCGCGACCGGCTGGACCGACTGGGCTGGAACACCGACGAGTACGTCGAACTGTTGTGGTCGCTGTCGCGTGCGCCCGACGCCGACGCCGCGCTGCTCACCATGGTGCGGCTGGCCGACGAACTGGGCGACGGCTGGGATGAGCTGAACCAGGCGCTGCTCAAGGACAAGCCGCTGCGCGGCCGGTTGTTCTCCGTGCTCGGCGGATCGGTGGCCCTCGGCGACCACCTGGTGGCCCGGCCGCAGTCCTGGCATCTGCTGGCCGGCGCGGGCACCCTGCCCGGCGCCGCCCAGTTGCGCGACGAATTCGTCGCGGTCGCGCAGAGCACCAGCGACACCCGCTCGGTGCAGGCCTCGCTGCGCGCCCTGTACCGGGACCGGTTGCTGGTGCTGGCCGGACTGGACCTGGCCCCGACCGTCGAGAACGAACCGGTGCTGGAATTTAGCACCGTCGGCGCACACCTGTCCGACCTGGCCGACGCCGCCCTGGCCGCGGCGCTGGCCGTCGCGACCGCCACGGTGTGCGGTGCGGACACCCCGGCGCCGCGGCTGGCCGTCATCGCCATGGGCAAATGCGGTGCGCGCGAACTGAATTACGTCAGCGATGTGGACGTCATCTTCGTCGGCGAGACCGCCGACGCCATCACCGCCCGGGTGGCCGGGGAGATGATGCGCTTCGCCAGCGACACCTTCTTCGAGGTGGACGCCGCGCTGCGCCCCGAGGGCAAGCGCGGGCAGTTGGTGCGCACCCTGGAATCGCACATCGCCTACTACGAGCGCTGGGCGAAGACCTGGGAATTCCAGGCCCTGCTCAAGGCACGCGCCGCCGTCGGCGATGCCGAACTCGGCGCGCAGTACATCGCCGCAATCCTGCCGATGGTCTGGACCGCTTGTGAGCGTGAGGATTTCGTGCCCGACGTGCAGGCGATGCGGCGCCGGGTGGAAGAACTGGTGCCGGCCGGGGTGCGCTCCCGCGAACTCAAACTCGGCACCGGCGGCCTGCGTGATGTCGAGTTCGCGGTGCAGTTGCTGCAGCTGGTGCACGGCCGCAACGACGAGTCGCTGCACGTGGCGTCGACGGTGGACGCGCTGGCCGCACTCGGATCCGGCGGGTACGTCGGCCGCGACGACGCCGCCAACATGACGGCCTCCTACGAGTTCCTGCGCCTGCTGGAGCACCGGCTGCAGTTGCAGCGCCTCAAACGCACCCACCTGCTGCCCGAGGATGACGACGAGGAGGCGATGCGCTGGCTGGCCCGCGCCGCGCACATCCGGCCCGACGGCCGCCACGACGCCGCGGGGGTGCTGCGCGAGGAACTGAAGCGCCAGAGCATGCGGGTGTCCCGGCTGCATGCCAAGTTGTTCTACCAACCGTTGCTGGAATCGGTTGGGAACCAAGGCTTCGACGTGATGAGCACCGACGCCGCCGAACGGCAGCTCGCCGCGCTGGGCTACGAAGGCCCGCAGAGCGCGCTGACCCATCTGGCGGCGCTGAGCAGTGAGGGCGGCCGGCGCGGGCAGGTGCAGAAGGTGCTGCTGCCCACCCTGCTGGACTGGCTCTCGGACACCCCCGACCCGGACGCCGGGCTGCTGTCCTACCGCCGGATCAGCGAGGAGCTGGGCGATCTGCGGTGGTACCTGTCCACCCTGCGCGACGAGGGCGCGGTGGCCAAACGCCTGATGCGGGTGCTCGGCACCTCGGCATACGTGCCTGATCTGCTGATGCGGGCCCCCGAGGTGATCCAGTTGTACGCGGACGGGCCGCAGGGCCCCAAGCTGCTGGAGGTGGACCCGGACAGCGTGGCGCGTGCCCTGGTCGCCTCGGCCGCCCGGCACGCCGACCCGGCCCGGGCCATCGCCGCGGCGCGCACCCTGCGCCGCCGCGAACTGGCCAGGGTGGCGTCCGCGGACCTGCTCGGCATGCTCGACGTCACCGACGTGTGCCAGGCGTTGACCAGCATCTGGGTGGCGGTGCTGCAGTGCGCGCTGGACGCGGTGATCCGGGACCGGTCGCCGCAGGGCGGGCCGCCGGCCCGGATCGCGGTGATCGGCATGGGCCGCCTCGGCGGCGGCGAACTGGGTTACGGGTCCGACGCCGACGTGATGTTCGTGTGCGAGCCGATGCCCGGGGTCGAGGAGTCCGCCGCGGTGCGCTGGTCGGTCGGGGTTGCTGAACAGGTGCGCAGCCTGTTGGGGATGCCCAGCTCGGATCCGCCGCTGGAGGTGGACGCCAACCTCAGGCCCGAAGGCCGCAATGGCCCACTGGTGCGGACGCTTTCGTCCTACGAGGCGTATTACGCGCAATGGGCGCAGCCGTGGGAGGTGCAGGCGTTGCTGCGCGCGCACAAAGTGGCCGGCGACGCCGAGCTGGGGGAGCGGTTCCTGCGGACGATCGACAAGACCCGCTATCCCGAGGGCGGTATCTCACCGGAGACCGTGCAGGAGATCCGGCGGATCAAGGCCCGGGTGGACGCCGAACGGCTGCCGCGCGGCGCCGATCCGAACACCCACACCAAGCTGGGCCGGGGCGGGCTGGCCGATGTGGAGTGGACGGTGCAGCTGCTGCAACTGCGGTTCGCCGACAAGATCCCGGCGCTGCACAACACCTCGACCCTGCAGACACTGAACGCGATCGGCGCCGCCGAGTTGATCGCCGAGGGTGACGTCGATCAGCTGCGCCAGGCCTGGCTGACGGCCACCCGGGCGCGTAACGCGCTGGTGCTGGTGCGCGGCAAGCCGACCGACCAGCTGCCCGGTCCCGGCCGGCAACTCAACGCCGTCGCCCTGGCGGCCGGTTGGGCCGACGGCGACGGCGGGGAATTCCTGGACAACTATCTGCGCGTTACCCGGCGGGCGAAAGCCGTGGTGCGCAAGGTGTTCGGGGACTAG